One segment of Rhodanobacter thiooxydans DNA contains the following:
- a CDS encoding AAA family ATPase: MDMPETTPPNRLQQSFTRLRDDLQQCIIGQPHLIDCLLVALLADGHLLVEGAPGLAKTTAVKALAARIEADFHRVQFTPDLLPADLTGTDVFRPQSGSFEFERGPLFHNIVLADEINRAPAKVQSALLEAMAEQQITVGRRTWQLPELFMVMATQNPIEQEGTFTLPEAQLDRFLMHVTIGYPDAVAELAILKLAREQASRRAHPVAAPPALLSQADVFAARDAAMAVHMAPALEAYLTQLVLATRDAGRYGPELKRWIAWGGSPRATIALDRCARAQAWLAGRDYVLPEDVHAIAHEVLRHRVLLSYEAEAEGVRPDQVIDRLLDLVPLP; this comes from the coding sequence ATGGACATGCCTGAAACCACGCCGCCAAACCGCCTGCAGCAGTCATTCACGCGACTGCGCGACGACCTGCAGCAATGCATCATCGGCCAGCCGCACCTGATCGACTGCCTGCTGGTGGCCTTGCTGGCGGATGGCCACCTGCTGGTCGAGGGCGCACCGGGCCTGGCCAAGACCACGGCGGTGAAAGCGCTGGCGGCGCGCATCGAGGCGGACTTCCACCGCGTGCAGTTCACCCCCGACCTGCTGCCGGCGGATCTCACCGGTACCGACGTGTTCCGCCCGCAGTCCGGCAGCTTCGAGTTCGAACGCGGCCCGCTGTTCCACAACATCGTCCTGGCCGACGAGATCAACCGCGCGCCGGCCAAGGTGCAGTCCGCACTGCTGGAGGCGATGGCCGAGCAGCAGATCACTGTCGGCCGCCGCACCTGGCAGCTGCCCGAGCTGTTCATGGTGATGGCGACGCAGAACCCGATCGAGCAGGAAGGCACGTTCACCCTGCCGGAAGCCCAGCTCGACCGTTTCCTGATGCACGTGACGATCGGCTATCCCGATGCAGTCGCCGAACTGGCCATCCTCAAGCTGGCGCGCGAGCAGGCCAGTCGTCGTGCCCACCCGGTTGCCGCGCCGCCGGCGTTGCTCAGCCAGGCCGACGTATTCGCCGCGCGCGATGCGGCGATGGCGGTGCACATGGCGCCGGCGCTGGAGGCATACCTGACCCAGCTGGTGCTGGCCACCCGCGATGCCGGCCGCTACGGGCCGGAGCTGAAGCGCTGGATCGCCTGGGGTGGCAGCCCGCGCGCCACCATCGCGCTGGACCGCTGCGCGCGCGCGCAGGCGTGGCTGGCCGGCCGCGATTACGTATTGCCGGAAGACGTGCACGCGATCGCCCACGAAGTGCTGCGCCATCGCGTGCTGCTCAGCTACGAGGCGGAGGCCGAGGGCGTGCGGCCGGACCAGGTGATCGACCGCTTGCTGGATCTCGTGCCGCTGCCGTGA
- a CDS encoding DUF58 domain-containing protein has protein sequence MNAVAPHRTDGDGRSQVALAELIALRARVGRVRLAPLLSRAARSGQQSSRLYGRGMDYAESRVYQAGDDVRRLDWRLTARSGKLHTKLFQEDREGCLLILLDTHASMRFGTRVRFKSVQAARAAAAAAWYAVRAGERVGMMAFGHAEQLLRPQAGPRGALAVCGALAEWDAQPVSERVEPLSEALARASRVLHGASRVLLVSDGFSCDASARQRLLDLGRHAGVSVLVVADALERAPAPPGRYPLEHAGERCEVLLQSERQRNDFQRALGAGPARLGELAQALGLRWNSIDTAADAFDAASGLLGGRRSAR, from the coding sequence GTGAACGCCGTCGCGCCACATCGTACGGACGGCGATGGCCGAAGTCAGGTCGCGCTGGCCGAACTGATCGCGCTGCGCGCACGGGTCGGCCGCGTGCGCCTGGCGCCGCTGCTCAGCCGTGCCGCACGCAGCGGCCAGCAGTCCAGCCGTCTATACGGCCGTGGCATGGACTACGCCGAGTCGCGCGTCTACCAGGCGGGCGACGACGTGCGCCGGCTCGACTGGCGGCTCACCGCGCGCAGCGGCAAGCTGCACACCAAGCTGTTCCAGGAAGACCGCGAAGGCTGCCTGCTGATCTTGCTCGACACCCATGCCAGCATGCGTTTCGGCACGCGGGTGCGCTTCAAGTCGGTGCAGGCGGCGCGTGCCGCCGCCGCCGCTGCATGGTACGCGGTGCGTGCCGGCGAGCGGGTCGGCATGATGGCGTTCGGTCACGCCGAACAACTGCTGCGTCCGCAGGCCGGGCCGCGCGGTGCGCTGGCGGTGTGCGGCGCGCTGGCCGAGTGGGACGCGCAGCCGGTATCCGAACGGGTCGAGCCGTTGTCCGAGGCGCTGGCCCGCGCCAGTCGCGTGCTGCACGGCGCCAGTCGCGTGCTGCTGGTCAGTGACGGCTTCAGCTGCGACGCATCGGCGCGGCAGCGCCTGCTCGACCTGGGCCGCCATGCCGGGGTCAGCGTGCTGGTGGTGGCAGATGCGCTGGAACGGGCGCCGGCCCCGCCGGGACGCTATCCGCTGGAGCATGCCGGCGAACGCTGCGAAGTGCTGTTGCAGTCCGAACGTCAGCGCAACGATTTCCAGCGCGCGCTGGGTGCCGGTCCGGCTCGACTGGGCGAGCTGGCGCAGGCGCTGGGCCTGCGCTGGAACAGCATCGACACCGCCGCCGATGCCTTCGATGCGGCCAGCGGTCTGCTCGGTGGACGGAGGTCGGCACGATGA
- a CDS encoding DUF4381 domain-containing protein has protein sequence MTLPPAPSPGPQLRDIHLPPEPSWWPPAPGWWLLAVLALALLLAGIGWWRRYRRALHQRRQVLRELDRLAQQHQRDGDAAVLAGELHQLLRRVARRHDALAVQQRGDAWRRTLARVPVDAATLERLLALDQQIYRPPTAFDHAAAIAAVRRWLQLALKPAAWKPAATERVDA, from the coding sequence ATGACGCTGCCGCCCGCACCGTCGCCCGGTCCGCAGCTGCGCGACATCCACCTGCCGCCCGAGCCGTCGTGGTGGCCGCCGGCACCGGGCTGGTGGCTGCTCGCCGTACTGGCGCTGGCATTGCTGCTGGCTGGCATCGGGTGGTGGCGTCGTTACCGCCGCGCGCTGCATCAGCGCCGGCAGGTGCTGCGGGAACTCGATCGGCTGGCGCAGCAGCACCAGCGCGACGGCGATGCAGCAGTGCTGGCGGGTGAGTTGCACCAGCTGCTGCGCCGGGTGGCGCGCCGGCACGATGCGCTGGCGGTGCAGCAACGCGGCGACGCCTGGCGGCGAACGCTGGCGCGGGTGCCGGTCGACGCCGCTACGCTGGAACGATTGCTGGCGCTGGACCAACAGATCTATCGGCCGCCGACCGCGTTCGATCACGCGGCCGCGATCGCCGCCGTGCGCCGCTGGCTGCAGCTGGCGCTGAAGCCCGCGGCGTGGAAGCCGGCCGCGACGGAGCGCGTCGATGCCTGA
- a CDS encoding VWA domain-containing protein, translating into MPEFAWPWVIVLLPLPWLLRRWLRPAAPGQALHLPQPGVRLATVAGSRAYGATPWLLALAWLCLLTAAARPQWVGPAQAQQRSGRALMLAVDLSGSMRTGDMQLAGQDVSRFGAVEAIAGDFISRRSGDEMGLILFGSQAFLVTPLTYDLSAVRAQLQGAAVGLAGTETAIGDAIAVAVKRLAALPEQARVLVLLTDGVNNAGSIAPRDAARAAKAAGVRIYTIGIGATRMRIPGFFGSQLVNPSADLDADMLTDIANETGGRFFRATDSGELAEAYRAIDALEPMPQHGPSLRPRRELFRWPLLAAMALLLLVIVPRRFARARELPA; encoded by the coding sequence ATGCCTGAGTTCGCCTGGCCCTGGGTGATCGTGCTGCTGCCGCTGCCGTGGCTGCTGCGGCGCTGGCTGCGCCCGGCCGCGCCGGGACAGGCGCTGCATCTGCCGCAGCCGGGCGTGCGACTGGCGACGGTCGCCGGCAGCCGCGCGTACGGCGCCACGCCGTGGCTGCTGGCGCTGGCCTGGCTGTGCCTGCTGACTGCGGCGGCGCGGCCGCAATGGGTGGGGCCGGCGCAGGCGCAGCAGCGCAGCGGCCGTGCATTGATGCTGGCGGTGGACCTGTCCGGCAGCATGCGTACCGGCGACATGCAGCTGGCTGGCCAGGACGTCAGCCGCTTCGGCGCGGTCGAGGCAATCGCTGGCGATTTCATCAGCCGCCGCAGCGGCGACGAGATGGGGCTGATCCTGTTCGGCAGCCAGGCCTTCCTGGTGACACCGCTGACCTACGACCTCAGCGCGGTGCGCGCGCAACTGCAGGGCGCGGCGGTGGGGCTGGCCGGCACCGAGACGGCGATCGGCGACGCCATCGCGGTGGCGGTGAAGCGGCTGGCCGCGCTGCCCGAGCAGGCGCGCGTGCTGGTGCTGCTCACCGACGGCGTCAACAACGCCGGCAGCATCGCGCCGCGCGACGCGGCACGCGCGGCGAAAGCCGCCGGCGTGCGCATCTACACCATCGGCATCGGCGCCACGCGCATGCGCATCCCCGGTTTCTTTGGCAGCCAGCTGGTCAATCCCTCGGCCGACCTGGATGCGGACATGCTCACCGACATCGCCAACGAGACCGGTGGGCGCTTCTTCCGCGCCACCGACAGCGGCGAGCTGGCCGAGGCCTACCGCGCGATCGACGCACTGGAACCGATGCCGCAGCACGGCCCCAGCCTGCGGCCGCGGCGTGAACTGTTCCGCTGGCCGTTGCTGGCCGCGATGGCGCTGCTGTTGCTGGTGATCGTGCCGCGCCGCTTCGCCCGTGCACGGGAGTTGCCGGCATGA